The Zygotorulaspora mrakii chromosome 3, complete sequence genome includes a region encoding these proteins:
- a CDS encoding Zn(II)2Cys6 transcription factor produces MTKKTLKRACQVCKNRKKKCSGGLPCEYCLKICKPHECVYRSRVPRKTVSITENYLQSLKAKIRELENQLGNSSPTPTEFLQDANPLVSNKDEDGVIDGGPYIDESKLSNHTFHYLGDSACRKYLSKIKQSLIKSSKLTDNPHNSDFRTISLDIAPNISLVRSLSADVCPPISEAKKCIATVYKIIGADYLFIEPGYEVDILENLIYCDTVDSTNFMRYSTEMVRFLTYLSLGCLFENSNSDQPRSKFPGLSYFECALKLQGELLKVYDCIANTSLVQSFLYVAYYALSLDKPAFAFIQVGNAIRMMYALGHHKRTTNPDQNRVFWLCFVYDRIVAIRFGYPLTINESDVDIPLFPVPPPERNSPPGSISMSLEKYHFISQVQLARITTDIVRKIYTRNTASFIANCHLVLTQLKNWLDNLPKYLDLNLSNLKMAQSRSTINLHINYNYSIMITTRPVLFYVFNKVLTSGKGLSSLFSVKSHNTIQTLLKASVEAANLQSVILTTLYFEGVMANASFLDCHYIFSATIILIFAAFCQSLPNYTMTFGCDISTLFDRVQTNLDILQRLSQYNIPASNFNRQLTEFIDLISSKGVQTTFQGYFQSDLPERYEDSKPQLDSQAIKNIDLTRVLDDMSNTNFSNDAVFFDNEDFLRYSNSF; encoded by the coding sequence ATGACTAAGAAAACTTTAAAAAGGGCCTGCCAGGTGTGCAAAAATAGGAAGAAAAAGTGCTCTGGTGGGTTGCCGTGCGAGTACTGTCTCAAAATATGCAAACCTCATGAGTGTGTTTATCGCAGCCGGGTACCTCGAAAAACAGTTAGCATCACTGAGAATTACCTGCAAAGCTTGAAGGCAAAAATAAGGGAGCTTGAAAACCAGCTTGGGAATAGCAGTCCTACGCCCACGGAATTTCTTCAGGACGCAAATCCACTGGTTTCGAacaaagatgaagatggtgTCATCGACGGTGGACCATATATTGATGAGTCAAAACTGTCAAATCACACATTTCATTACCTGGGTGACTCTGCTTGTCGAAAGTACCTCTCGAAGATCAAGCAGTCCCTAATTAAATCCTCAAAACTAACAGATAATCCGCATAATTCAGATTTCAGGACAATTTCCCTGGATATTGCCCCAAACATCTCCCTTGTTCGATCTTTATCTGCTGATGTGTGCCCTCCAATTTCCGAGGCCAAAAAATGTATTGCAACAGTTTACAAAATTATCGGTGCTGACTATCTGTTCATTGAGCCTGGTTATGAGGTTGATATTCTAGAGAACCTTATATATTGTGACACTGTGGATAGCACCAATTTCATGAGGTACTCAACAGAAATGGTAAGATTCCTTACATATCTCTCGCTAGGCTGTCTCTTCGAGAATAGTAATAGTGACCAGCCGAGATCAAAATTTCCTGGATTATCGTACTTTGAATGTGCTCTTAAGCTGCAGGGGGAACTATTGAAAGTATACGATTGTATTGCTAATACATCCTTGGTTCAATCTTTCCTTTACGTTGCTTACTACGCCTTGTCTTTGGATAAACCAGCTTTTGCTTTCATCCAAGTGGGAAATGCGATCAGGATGATGTATGCTCTTGGGCATCATAAAAGGACAACAAACCCTGATCAAAATAGGGTATTTTGGTTATGTTTTGTCTATGATAGAATTGTTGCCATTAGATTTGGGTACCCTTTGACTATAAATGAATCAGATGTGGACATACCTTTGTTTCCAGTCCCGCCACCAGAGAGAAACAGCCCACCAGGTTCCATATCTATGTcacttgaaaaatatcatttcATATCACAAGTCCAGCTGGCTAGGATAACTACAGACATTGTAAGAAAAATATACACACGCAATACAGCATCCTTCATTGCAAATTGCCATTTGGTTCTTACACAGCTCAAAAATTGGTTGGACAACTTACCAAAGTATCTGGATCTCAATCTAAGCAATCTCAAAATGGCTCAATCACGGTCTACAATCAATCTGCACATCAACTATAACTATTCTATCATGATCACGACGCGGCCCGTGCTGTTTTATGTTTTTAATAAAGTTTTGACGAGTGGAAAGGGCCTTAGTAGCCTTTTTTCTGTAAAATCGCATAATACAATTCAAACTTTACTGAAGGCGAGCGTAGAAGCTGCAAATCTTCAGAGTGTCATTCTCACAACGCTGTATTTTGAGGGGGTAATGGCCAATGCTTCGTTTTTGGATTGTCATTATATTTTTAGTGCAACAATTATCCTGATTTTTGCTGCATTTTGTCAATCATTGCCAAATTACACGATGACATTCGGATGCGATATCTCCACACTTTTTGATAGAGTGCAAACTAATTTAgatattttgcaaagattATCCCAATACAATATACCTGCTTCGAACTTTAATCGTCAGCTCACAGAGTTTATTGATCTTATCAGTTCGAAAGGGGTGCAAACCACATTTCAGGGCTATTTTCAATCTGACCTGCCCGAAAGGTATGAGGATTCAAAACCACAATTAGACTCTCAGGCTATAAAAAACATAGATCTTACGCGTGTTTTGGATGATATGAGTAAtaccaatttttccaatgaTGCcgtcttttttgataacgAAGACTTTTTAAGATACTCCAACTCTTTCTAA
- a CDS encoding RidA family protein, with protein sequence MVAVKVSWESVEGKEHPVLSPAFVSNGHVFTSGIIGSNYATGITSENIEDQTHLAIQNLERVLKAAGSSLGKVFKVTMFISHAEYSQTVNKIYGQYFPQKPARSCVVVAFMDAAIKYELEAVATLD encoded by the coding sequence ATGGTTGCTGTGAAGGTTTCTTGGGAATCAGTAGAAGGTAAGGAGCATCCTGTTTTGTCTCCGGCCTTCGTAAGTAACGGTCATGTTTTCACTTCAGGAATCATTGGAAGTAATTATGCGACAGGGATAACCTCAGAAAACATTGAAGATCAGACTCATCTAGCCATACAGAACCTTGAGAGAGTCCTGAAAGCAGCAGGTTCCTCGCTGGGCAAAGTTTTCAAGGTCACAATGTTCATTTCTCACGCTGAGTACTCCCAGACAGTCAACAAAATTTATGGCCAATATTTCCCACAGAAACCAGCACGTAGTTGTGTTGTTGTCGCATTCATGGATGCGGCCATCAAGTACGAGCTGGAGGCCGTGGCAACTCTGGACTAG
- the BIO5 gene encoding Bio5p (similar to Saccharomyces cerevisiae BIO5 (YNR056C)) gives MSVDKNTPSIKSISITATNEKADKPALLKNFKWLSLFGIAFSLTNSWLGVSSSLVVGLSSGGPVLIVYGLIVAVFFAFMCGYSLSEFASVLPSSSGSSFWVLKLMEDADENETEGSQDQIYSDDKDQVLKLYNENTVQSVSSVSQARVSLTVGLINYFGSIFTTSSICSSLGYSVLGAYSLYHVDYEPKNWHVFVIYEVFNIIMCVMNSWGKILPFISQAGLYCSLLTYCLTFIITLACRSSQSQPWPAAESIFKDFNNTTGWSSSGISFIVGLVNPLWAFAGIDSATHMVDEVGHVAALSLVPKAIMATIFVGFITSFSYAIAMFFCITDSDRVVGSILPIIEIYYQATENRALAVFLQSCCILTGTLCGVASGTWQSRILWSIGRDYSVIIEKFSDKEEPSLVQRLFNLFAFIHPCLRVPIWSMLISHFFVAAIGCVIIGSTTAFNAIISACICLLLLSYAIPTLILLIKGKRRFYQKVSNQLDLPFTRRLRCSILSYIPNLLTICWTIFSFIFFSFPYELPVSSSNMNYVSAAYGGVALVVCSVVIWAF, from the coding sequence ATGTCAGTAGATAAGAATACACCTTCGATCAAAAGCATATCGATAACAGCAACAAACGAAAAAGCTGATAAACCGGCgctattgaaaaatttcaaatggtTGTCACTGTTCGGCATTGCTTTTTCGTTAACAAATTCATGGCTGGGAGTTTCCTCTTCACTTGTTGTGGGACTATCCAGCGGAGGTCCAGTTTTGATTGTGTACGGATTAATAGTTGCCGTTTTCTTCGCATTTATGTGCGGATACTCATTGTCTGAGTTTGCATCTGTACTACCCAGCAGCAGTGGAAGTAGTTTTTGGGTTCTTAAACTTATGGAAGATGCTGATGAGAATGAAACAGAAGGGTCTCAGGATCAAATATATAGCGATGACAAGGACCAAGTGCTTAAGCTGTATAATGAGAACACTGTACAAAGCGTGTCTTCAGTCTCTCAAGCTAGAGTCTCTCTCACTGTGGGTCTTATTAATTATTTCGGATCAATTTTCACAACATCCAGTATTTGTTCATCTCTCGGATACAGTGTCCTAGGAGCGTACTCCCTATACCATGTCGATTATGAACCTAAAAACTGGCACGTCTTCGTCATTTACGAAGTCTTCAACATCATTATGTGTGTTATGAATTCTTGGGGAAAAATACTACCATTTATTTCTCAAGCAGGACTGTACTGTTCATTATTGACATACTGCCTCACATTTATTATAACATTGGCTTGTCGTTCTTCTCAAAGTCAGCCATGGCCTGCGGCGgaatccattttcaaagattttaaTAATACAACAGGGTGGAGTTCAAGTGGGATTTCTTTTATCGTTGGGCTTGTTAATCCGTTATGGGCTTTTGCTGGTATTGACTCTGCAACACATATGGTTGATGAGGTCGGTCACGTTGCAGCGCTCTCTCTAGTTCCTAAAGCGATAATGGCAACGATTTTTGTTGGCTTCATCACAAGTTTCAGTTATGCAATTGCGATGTTCTTCTGCATCACAGATTCAGATAGAGTGGTGGGCTCAATTCTTCCAATCATAGAAATATATTATCAGGCCACCGAGAATAGAGCACTGGCAGTCTTTTTACAAAGTTGCTGTATCTTAACGGGTACATTATGTGGGGTTGCCAGTGGCACTTGGcaatcaagaattttgtGGAGTATTGGCCGGGATTATAGTGTAATCATAGAAAAATTTTCCGATAAAGAAGAGCCATCTTTGGTGCAACGCttattcaatttatttGCTTTCATTCACCCTTGCTTGAGGGTTCCTATTTGGTCTATGCTGATATCTCATTTCTTTGTTGCTGCTATAGGATGTGTCATAATAGGATCAACAACTGCCTTTAATGCTATAATTTCTGCTTGCATTTGCCTCTTGCTATTATCCTATGCTATTCCAACGCTTATTTTGCTAATCAAAGGGAAAAGACGCTTTTACCAGAAAGTATCAAACCAGCTTGATCTACCATTCACCAGGAGACTGCGCTGTAGCATCCTAAGCTACATACCGAATCTATTGACCATCTGTTGGACAATATTTagtttcatctttttctcttttcccTATGAACTTCCAGTCTCCTCCAGTAACATGAACTATGTTTCGGCTGCATATGGAGGAGTTGCACTGGTGGTCTGCAGTGTTGTGATATGGGcattttga
- the DSD1 gene encoding D-serine ammonia-lyase DSD1: protein MSFPSKFNPHANKAKLLEEYKGKKLSELPTPSFVVDRATFQQNCEKMLLNAKRLKADFRAHVKTHKTEEGTILQLGSGDSKTKKIVVSTLAEAWGLVPLMQQDKIDDVLFSLPVVKSRLAELAELNRQVPHLRLMLDNKEQLDVLADFSKNNGGQKWSIFIKMNMGTNRAGFEENTALDETLHELLLTPVREYVSLYGFYCHAGHSYAAQTGAEAKSFLVQEISSGNAACKKAMEIDPSLKLQLSVGATPTAHASGELEVSSVGQLYGQLELHAGNYPFCDLQQMSTHCISLDQVSCRVLAEVLSAYPGRGNLSPGEQLVNAGVIALAREFGPQSGHGAITSPEGYGNWIVGRLSQEHGILTPLEEGKDTKMIPLGTQVQIVPQHSCITASAYPWYFIIENSDVVVDIWVPFTGW from the coding sequence ATGTCGTTTCCTTCTAAGTTCAACCCCCACGCAAATAAAGCAAAATTACTCGAGGAATACAAGGGTAAGAAGTTGTCGGAACTGCCAACACCATCGTTTGTGGTGGATAGGGCAACCTTCCAGCAGaattgtgaaaaaatgCTTTTGAATGCTAAGCGTTTGAAGGCGGACTTTCGTGCGCATGTCAAAACGCACAAGACTGAGGAAGGAACAATTCTTCAGTTGGGCTCAGGAGACTcgaaaacaaagaaaattgtGGTATCAACCCTTGCTGAGGCCTGGGGCTTAGTGCCACTAATGCAGCAAGACAAGATAGACGATGTTTTATTTAGTTTGCCTGTAGTTAAGAGCAGACTTGCGGAACTTGCGGAGCTAAACCGTCAGGTGCCACATTTGCGCTTGATGCTTGATAACAAAGAGCAGTTGGATGTTCTTGCTGACTTCAGCAAAAACAATGGTGGCCAAAAATGGTCGATTTTcataaaaatgaatatgGGAACCAATCGGGCTGGATTTGAGGAAAATACTGCTCTTGATGAGACCTTGCACGAGTTATTACTAACGCCTGTTCGAGAGTATGTCTCGTTGTATGGATTTTACTGTCATGCTGGTCATTCGTATGCTGCGCAGACAGGAGCAGAGGCGAAGTCTTTCCTAGTGCAGGAAATAAGTAGTGGGAATGCCGCTTGCAAAAAGGCCATGGAGATTGACCCCTCTTTGAAACTTCAATTGTCTGTTGGAGCCACTCCTACTGCACATGCTTCAGGCGAATTAGAAGTATCCTCTGTCGGGCAACTGTACGGTCAATTAGAACTGCATGCTGGTAACTATCCATTCTGTGATCTGCAACAAATGAGCACCCATTGTATTAGTCTAGATCAGGTATCCTGTAGGGTGTTGGCAGAGGTGCTCTCAGCTTATCCCGGGAGAGGAAACCTAAGTCCTGGTGAACAGCTTGTGAACGCTGGTGTTATTGCCTTGGCAAGGGAGTTTGGACCTCAATCTGGTCATGGGGCAATCACTTCCCCAGAAGGTTATGGGAACTGGATTGTTGGCAGATTGAGCCAAGAGCATGGTATTTTGACGCCTCTGGAGGAAGGTAAGGATACTAAAATGATTCCGTTAGGTACTCAAGTCCAAATTGTCCCTCAACACAGCTGTATCACTGCCTCAGCATACCCATGGTActttattattgaaaatagtGATGTCGTAGTTGATATATGGGTGCCATTCACAGGATGGTAA
- the BIO4 gene encoding dethiobiotin synthase (similar to Saccharomyces cerevisiae BIO4 (YNR057C)): MSAPVFFVTGTDTDAGKTFVSALLTMRWRAQYWKPIQTGIEDDCGDTATVKKMCETHGYSSEYAAPKFELMKPLCPLEAMEYEPHIDVKLSDFEVPDLYNPERPLIVEGAGGVCVPITKKLETTVDLMKFFINSTKRTFKIVLVARSGLGTLNHTLMTIEHLKLVGLQNFVLGCVLSGKKNEGNSRILRRFGVKILAEIDHCETKNDVQRALAQIPNLEALF, translated from the coding sequence ATGAGCGCACCAGTATTTTTTGTGACGGGCACCGACACAGACGCCGGAAAGACATTCGTGTCAGCACTGTTAACCATGAGATGGAGAGCTCAATACTGGAAGCCCATCCAAACAGGTATCGAGGATGACTGCGGTGATACTGCCACcgtaaaaaaaatgtgtGAAACGCACGGTTATTCTAGTGAATATGCTGCACCAAAGTTTGAGTTGATGAAACCTCTGTGTCCTTTAGAAGCGATGGAATATGAACCTCATATTGATGTCAAACTCtctgattttgaagttccAGATCTCTATAATCCAGAAAGACCCTTGATTGTGGAAGGCGCTGGCGGAGTTTGTGTGCCAATTACAAAGAAGCTCGAAACAACTGTTGATCTTATgaagtttttcatcaactcCACCAAGCGAACgttcaaaattgttttgGTTGCAAGAAGCGGACTAGGAACGCTCAATCATACTTTGATGACTATAGAGCATTTAAAACTAGTCGGGTTACAAAACTTTGTTCTTGGATGTGTCTTgagtggaaaaaaaaacgagGGAAACTCTCGAATTTTGAGAAGGTTTGGTGTTAAAATATTGGCAGAGATCGACCATTGCGAAACCAAAAACGATGTACAACGTGCTTTAGCGCAGATTCCTAATCTAGAAGCTCTTTTCTAG
- a CDS encoding alpha/beta hydrolase — MSIYDTVLNEDYSWPEPLAELPLKLDPSMAKRLDPEYVKFFKEVLCERPDILETHKFPVAKTKSGGNVIPGQAPPVEMAETYDIEIPRKYTAAETSIPARVFVPKGEMPSEGWPCTIWYHGGGMVLGGIGTENSYCTHLAELAMCTVITVDYRLAPEYPFPAGVEDSFEALMYVMENSKKFKIDKSKLCVAGSSAGGNLAAVMTHKYASSPLSKDLPPLKFQMMIVPVIDNTATGETHVSWKDNEKTPQLPATKMLWYRKIYLPEGGDTLVDPESSPFFYTDESFKSVPPAFIAAAECDVLRSEAEAYNKKLQDNGIDSAIVIYKGVPHTAMVMNARLTQGANLVRDTINSIKTAFYG; from the coding sequence ATGTCTATCTATGATACTGTTCTGAACGAAGATTACAGCTGGCCTGAGCCGCTGGCTGAACTTCCTCTCAAGCTTGACCCCTCTATGGCGAAAAGACTTGATCCTGAATAcgtcaaattcttcaaggAAGTCCTGTGCGAGAGGCCAGACATTTTGGAGACGCATAAATTTCCTGTGGCCAAGACGAAGTCTGGAGGCAATGTGATCCCTGGGCAAGCACCTCCGGTGGAAATGGCAGAGACTTACGACATTGAAATCCCCAGAAAGTATACAGCAGCGGAAACTTCTATTCCTGCAAGAGTTTTTGTACCAAAAGGGGAGATGCCATCAGAAGGATGGCCCTGTACGATCTGGTACCATGGAGGGGGCATGGTGCTGGGTGGTATTGGCACTGAGAACTCCTATTGTACCCATCTGGCCGAACTGGCAATGTGTACCGTGATCACAGTTGACTACAGGTTGGCGCCAGAATATCCTTTTCCTGCTGGCGTTGAGGACTCATTTGAAGCTTTAATGTACGTCATGGAAAATtctaaaaaattcaaaattgataaaagcAAGTTATGCGTTGCAGGCTCATCAGCCGGCGGTAACCTTGCTGCTGTAATGACTCACAAATATGCATCGTCTCCACTTTCAAAGGACTTACCACCTCTGAAgtttcaaatgatgattGTTCCAGTCATTGACAACACCGCTACTGGGGAGACACATGTGTCCTGgaaagataatgaaaaaactcCACAGCTACCAGCAACCAAAATGCTCTGGtatagaaaaatatatttacCCGAAGGCGGAGATACTTTAGTTGATCCCGAGTCTAGTCCTTTCTTCTATACTGATGAGAGCTTCAAATCTGTACCACCTGCTTTTATAGCCGCTGCTGAATGCGACGTTTTAAGATCTGAAGCAGAAGCTTATAACAAGAAGCTACAAGACAACGGCATTGACAGTGCGATTGTTATTTACAAAGGTGTGCCACACACAGCTATGGTGATGAATGCAAGATTGACGCAAGGTGCCAATTTAGTTAGAGATACCATTAACAGTATTAAGACAGCTTTCTACGGTTGA
- a CDS encoding aspartate aminotransferase family protein: protein MANLKYTAEVADLLKFDKEHLWHPYTSMCNPLPVYPVASANGCVITLDTDSEEKYDLIEAMSSWWCMIHGYNNEELNAAIIDQTLKMSHVMFGGLTHKPAICLGQNILRILDQPQLQKVFFADSGSVAVEVAMKMALQYEFTVSNGSSRKNKFITIKNGYHGDTFGAMSVCDPVNSMHTLYKGYLAENIFVNAPTMLTTLPTSRICLMHPEVFSEATKWHQEDFEEFLKTVEEKHDQLCAVILEPLLQGAGGMRFYHPQFLIEVRKVCNFYKIPLIMDEIATGFGRTGAMFAFKHCGNYQNLLQIPPKEQVDVFPDILCLGKALTGGYMTLSAVVTTLEICNGISSPKSATRGSFMHGPTFMGNPLACSVANKSLEILLRGQWKDQVERIEAHLFEGLYLAITTDTNLMKYAVNSVRVCGAVGVVELKEEIDVEWFQKQFLSRKVYIRPFSKLCYIMPPYVISEGELEKVTRAIREVLFVYMRQKMNRNHD, encoded by the coding sequence ATGGCAAACCTTAAGTATACTGCAGAAGTCGCAGACCTATTAAAATTTGACAAGGAGCATTTATGGCATCCCTATACTTCGATGTGCAATCCGCTACCTGTATACCCGGTGGCTTCAGCAAATGGATGTGTCATTACGCTTGATACGGACTCTGAAGAAAAGTATGACCTTATAGAGGCTATGTCTTCCTGGTGGTGTATGATTCATGGATACAATAATGAAGAGCTGAATGCAGCCATTATAGATCAGACCCTAAAGATGTCCCATGTCATGTTCGGGGGATTGACCCATAAACCGGCTATTTGCTTGGGACAAAATATTCTTCGTATTCTTGATCAACCTCAGCTTcagaaagttttttttgcagatAGTGGATCGGTTGCTGTTGAAGTGGCTATGAAGATGGCTCTTCAGTATGAGTTTACCGTTTCTAATGGCAGTTCTCGTAAGAATAAATTTATCACGATAAAAAATGGGTACCATGGAGATACTTTTGGTGCCATGAGCGTTTGTGATCCTGTCAATTCGATGCATACACTTTATAAGGGCTATTTGGCGGAAAATATTTTCGTAAATGCACCAACTATGCTGACAACCCTTCCAACTTCACGTATCTGCTTAATGCACCCAGAGGTTTTTTCTGAAGCGACAAAATGGCACCAAGAGGATTTTGAGGAGTTTTTAAAAACAGTTGAGGAAAAACATGATCAATTGTGTGCTGTGATTTTGGAGCCATTGTTGCAAGGTGCCGGTGGAATGCGGTTTTATCATCCTCAGTTTCTTATCGAAGTGAGAAAAGTCTGCAATTTTTATAAAATTCCTTTGATCATGGACGAGATTGCCACAGGCTTTGGTCGTACAGGCGCAATGTTTGCTTTCAAGCACTGCGGTAACTATCAGAATCTTCTACAAATACCTCCAAAAGAGCAAGTGGACGTTTTTCCTGATATTCTGTGTTTAGGTAAAGCTTTGACGGGAGGATACATGACTCTGAGCGCTGTAGTAACAACTCTTGAGATTTGCAATGGTATATCTTCTCCAAAAAGCGCCACTCGAGGCTCGTTCATGCACGGACCAACTTTTATGGGAAACCCCTTAGCGTGCAGCGTAGCGAATAAATCGTTGGAAATCTTACTGAGAGGACAGTGGAAAGATCAAGTAGAGAGAATAGAGGCCcatctttttgaaggacTTTACCTAGCTATAACGACAGATACAAATCTTATGAAATATGCCGTGAATAGCGTTAGGGTTTGTGGTGCCGTAGGTGTTGTGGaattgaaggaagaaatcGATGTTGAATGGTTTCAAAAACAGTTCCTTTCTCGAAAAGTTTACATTAGACCTTTCAGCAAATTGTGTTACATAATGCCTCCCTATGTAATATCCGAGGGTGAACTCGAGAAGGTTACACGGGCAATCAGAGAAGTGCTCTTTGTGTATATGcgtcaaaaaatgaatagAAATCACGACTGa